From Desulfomonilaceae bacterium, a single genomic window includes:
- a CDS encoding IS5/IS1182 family transposase — ERTAAERFYSRLKEEFGANNIMVRGALKVKAHLMFGVIAIFADQLIKLVN, encoded by the coding sequence AAGAAAGAACAGCGGCGGAGCGGTTCTATAGTCGTTTAAAGGAAGAGTTCGGAGCAAACAACATTATGGTTCGAGGAGCCTTGAAGGTAAAGGCTCATTTAATGTTTGGTGTGATTGCGATCTTTGCGGACCAGTTGATCAAATTAGTAAACTGA